The following nucleotide sequence is from Campylobacter coli 76339.
GCTTGATAATGTTATTGATTTAAACTTTTACCCTCATAGAAAAGTAAAGGATACAAATTTAAAATCTCGAGCCATAGGACTTGGTGTGATGGGCGAAGCGCAAATGCTTGCTGAAGCAAGAATTCATTGGGGTAGCGATGAGCATTTAAACAAAATCGATGAGATCATGGAAAAAATTAGCTATGAGGCTATTAATGCAAGCTCAAATTTAGCGATAGAAAAAGGCTCTTACCCTGATTTTGAAGGGTCAAATTGGAGTAAGGGGATTTTTCCTATTGATGTAGCAAGCGAAAAAGCTAAAGCTTTAACTCTAAGAGAAGGATTGTTTAATCAAAGCGAATGTGATTGGGATAAACTCAGGGAAAAAGTAAAAAAAGACGGTATGAGAAATGGTTATTTGATGGCCATTGCTCCTACTTCTTCAATTTCTATTTTGGTAGGAACAACGCAAACCATTGAACCTGTTTATAAGCGTAAGTGGTTTGAGCAAAATTTAAGCGGTATGATACCTGTTGTGGTGCCTAATTTAAATCTTGAAACTTGGCAGTATTACACCCCAGCTTACGAACTTGATCAAAGAATTCTTGTCAAGGCTGCAGCAGTGCGTGGAAAATGGATTGATCAAGGGCAAAGCTTAAACATCTTTATGTCGCTTGATAAAGCAAGTGGGGGCTACTTAAATGATATATATCAACTGGCTTGGGAGCTAGGAGTAAAATCGACTTACTATCTAAGAAGCGAAAGTCCTGATAGCGAAAAGATAAATGTTGCTGATCGTAGCGTAGAATGCGAAGGTTGTCAATGAGGATTTAAACCTATATTTAGGTTTAAATCTTTTTAAGAATTATAAATTTCTTTATCTATAGCTTTTAAATTTTTTGTCAGTGCAAAGCGCTGAAGTCATAGCTCCTGAAACATTACTAGCCGTTCTTGCCATATCAATGATAGGATCAATAGCCAAAATAAGACTAAGCATAACAAAATTATTTCCAAATCCAATCCCTGCAAGCATAATAGAAGCTGCCATAGTCGCACTTCCAGGAACCCCAGCAATACCCAAAGATCCGATAACAGCTACTAATACTATCATCAAAGCAAAAGTAAAATCTATAGGCGTGTGCGTAGCAAATGCCACAAAGATTGCTGCCATAGCTGGAAAATAACCCGCACAACCATTCAGCCCCGTTGTTGTTCCTATAGAGGCAACAAAATTAGCCACCGCAGGATTTACTCCGAATTTGTTTTGTAAAGTTGAAGTCGTCATAGGCAAAGTCCCCAAAGAAGATCTTGAGCTGAATGCAAACAACCATACAGGAAAAGCTTTTTTTGCGTATTTTATAGGATTTAATCCTTGAGAAGCAAGAAGTAAAAAATGCACTCCAAACATTATAAACATAGCTATATAGATAAGAATGATAAAAAGTCCTGCAGTTTTGATTGCTTCAAAGCCATTACTTAATAAAACATTTGCCATCATACAAACTACAGCATAAGGCATAAATCGAATCACTGTAGCTGTCATATTCATCATAATATTATAAAAAACCAAGACAAAATTTTCAAAAGTTTGAAAGGCTTGTGTATATTCTTCTTTTTTTGAAACTTTTTTTGCACAAATTCCTACAAAAAAAGCAAAAATTACAATGGCTATGATATTTTCTTTATTCATAACAGAAATGATATTGCTAGGAATTAAACCTAAAATAATACTTGAAAAAGTTTGAATTTCACGAATTTGTCTTGTTCCTTCATGGACAGTAAAATTATCACCTAATTGAAAATTATAAGCTAGCAATATACCCAAAGAAGCGGCTATAGCAGTGCTAAAAAGTATCCAAAAAAGACTTATACTAAGCAAGGAAGAAATTTTTATATTTTTATCAATTTCTATAATCACTTTAACGATGCAAATGCCCACAAGCGGAATAACTAGCATTTTTATAAAAGCTACAAAAATAGAGCTTACAAAACCAAACCAATGCCTTGCTTCGTTGTACCAAATGATAGCACTTGCTTCTTTACTATCTGGAAATTGAGCTAGATATTGTAAAGCAAAGCCAAAACCTAGACCTATAAAAAGGGCAAAAAGCATACGAAGAGAGAAATTTACCTTTTTATCTCGCATTTTTTTAAGAATGTAAAAAATTACAAAAAGTACAGCAATAATAGCTACAGTTTGTATTTGCGAGAACATTAAAAACATTTGAAAAAACTGTTTATCCATAAAAAGTCCTTGTGAGAAACTATATCAAGTATGAAGTATATTTAAAGTATACCCATAAAACCTTGATTCTATGGATAATACCATAAAAATATTATAAATAAGATAAAATAAGTATGATTTAATGAATATCTTTATGTAAACAATGCTCGAAAATAAATTGATGATCTTGTGGCAAGGCTTTAAATAAAGCATTGGCTAAATTTCGAATCTCCCAAAGAGCAGATTTTGAACTACGCAAAGAAATAAAATTTTGCAAACTTCTAGCATTGATTGTTAAAGTAAGTTCGGTTTTATAGCTCTCAGGCAAGCAGTATTTGGCTATATCCAAGCTTATACTTTTTTGTAAAATAAGGCGTAAATTTTCTAAAGCTTGAATACTAGCATTATCAACTTCTTCATTGCCACAAAGGACAAGATAGCGGCTTGCATTTTCAAAATCTCCTATTTTAAATTCACTTTCATTGCGAAGCTCTTTTAGAGTATAGCGTGTGCTTTTAACGCTAGGACTTGTATGACGATGTCTAGCAACTTCTTGTAAGCAAGCCCTTGAAATTCCTTGAATATAAAAAGTATAATTTAAATGCTCTAAGGTTGAAGCATGTTTAAATTTATTGCCTACACGATCGATGAGTTCTTTATCTTTTTCTCCACCACAATCACCTTTATCAAAACTTTGCCAACAAGTTCTTGTTGCGTGTGAACATACAGAAAGAGGAGTATGAAAAAGTAAAGTGATTTGCATAAGTTTTCCTTGATAATTTTTTTATAATTCTTACATTTTTTACTTAAAATTCTAATGAAATAAAAAGTTTTATCGCGTTATAATTAGACAAAAAATTAAGGCTTATCAATAATGAATAAACAAACTAAATATATTTTTGTTACAGGAGGGGTTTTAAGCTCCTTGGGCAAGGGAATAGCGGCTGCAAGTATTGCGACTTTATTGAAAAATTCAGGACTTAAGGTAAGTATTTTAAAAGCAGATCCTTATATCAATGTCGATCCTGGCACCATGAGTCCATTTGAACACGGAGAAGTTTTTGTTACAGATGATGGAGCAGAAACTGATCTTGATCTAGGACATTATGAGCGTTTTTTAGACGAGAGCTTATCACAAGATAATAATTTTACCACAGGGCGCGTTTATCAAAGCGTGATCGAAAAAGAAAGACGCGGAGAATATCTTGGTAAAACCATCCAAGTTATTCCGCATATCGTAGGAGAGATTAAAGATCGTATTAAAAAAGCAGGAGAAGGCAAGGATATCTTAATCGTAGAGATAGGTGGAACTGTCGGAGATATCGAGGGTTTACCATTTTTAGAAGCTATTCGTGCTTTGCGTTTAGAAGTGGGTAAAAACAATGCTATGAATATCCATTTAACCCTAGTGCCTTTTATTAAGGCTGCAGGGGAGCTAAAAACCAAACCTACTCAACACAGCGTAGGTGAACTAAGACGCATAGGCATTAGTCCTGATATGATTATTTGCCGTAGTGAAAAAGCATTAGATAGAGATCTAAAAGATAAAATCGCTATTTCTTGTGGTGTTGAAAAAAATTGTGTTATAGAAAGTGTTGATGCAGCAAGTATTTATCAAATTCCACTGAATTTCTTAAAGCAAGATATTTTAAATCCTATTGCTTCTATTTTGGATTTGAAAAATTTAAAACCAAACATGGAAAACTGGGATATCCTAGTAAAAAGAGTTATAGCTCCAAGCAATGAAGTCAAAATCGCTTTTGTGGGCAAATATGTAGATCTAAAAGAAAGCTATAAGAGTCTTACAGAAGCTATCATTCATGCAGGTGCAGCACTTGATACCAAAGTAGAACTTCAATGGGTGGATAGTGAAAAGCTTGAAAATTTAGAAAGTGCCGAAGCATTTAAAAATGTGAGTGGAATTTTGGTTGCAGGAGGCTTTGGTTACCGCGGAGTAGAGGGTAAAATAAAGGCTATCCATTACGCAAGAGAAAATAAAATTCCATTTTTGGGAATTTGTTTGGGTATGCAGCTTGCATTGGTAGAATTTGCTAGACATGTGTTAAAAATTGAAGATGCAAATTCAAGCGAATTTGATGATAAATGTTCCAATCCTATCGTTTATCTCATCGATGAATTTATGGATGCGAGTGGTAAAAAACAAATTCGCACTGCTAAAACACCTTTAGGCGGAACTATGCGTTTGGGATCTTATGAGTGTAAAGTCAAGCCTAACTCCCTTTTAGCTAAGGTTTATAATAATGCAAAAAATATCAAAGAACGCCACCGCCACCGCTATGAAGCCAATCCAAAATATCGTAAGGAATTTGAAGATAAGGGCTTGATAGTAAGTGGAGAGAGTGAAGGGCTTATAGAAGCTGTGGAGTTAAACAATCATCCTTTCTTTTTAGCTGTCCAATTTCACCCTGAATTTACCTCAAGATTAGAGCGTGTAAATCCTGTGATTTGTGGTTTTATCAAGGCGGCTATAAGCTATGAAGACGATTGATAAGAGTGAAATTAAAAGAATTCTAGCTTCTCGTTTCGAAAAAGATTTACATACCAAACTTTGCGATTTACCTTTGCCTTGCTGCTTAAAAGATATTTACAAGGCGGCAAATCGCATTAAAGAAGCTATAGATAAAAATGAAAAGATCGCCATAGTGGGTGATTATGATGTTGATGGGATCATCTCTTGTGTCATCATGGCGGAATTTTTTGATGATATAGGTTTTGATTATACGGTAAGAATTCCTAATCGCTTCAAAGATGGATATGGTTTAAATGCTGAAATTATCAATGAACTTGATGTAAGTTTAATCATTACGGTAGATAATGGTATAGCAGCTTTTGAAGCAGCTAAGCTTTGTAAGGAAAAAAATATCGATTTGATTATAACTGATCATCATATGCCTCAAGATACTTTGCCTGATGCTTTTGCGATTATCAATCCTAAGCAAAAAGATTGTGA
It contains:
- a CDS encoding Putative transmembrane symporter, which produces MDKQFFQMFLMFSQIQTVAIIAVLFVIFYILKKMRDKKVNFSLRMLFALFIGLGFGFALQYLAQFPDSKEASAIIWYNEARHWFGFVSSIFVAFIKMLVIPLVGICIVKVIIEIDKNIKISSLLSISLFWILFSTAIAASLGILLAYNFQLGDNFTVHEGTRQIREIQTFSSIILGLIPSNIISVMNKENIIAIVIFAFFVGICAKKVSKKEEYTQAFQTFENFVLVFYNIMMNMTATVIRFMPYAVVCMMANVLLSNGFEAIKTAGLFIILIYIAMFIMFGVHFLLLASQGLNPIKYAKKAFPVWLFAFSSRSSLGTLPMTTSTLQNKFGVNPAVANFVASIGTTTGLNGCAGYFPAMAAIFVAFATHTPIDFTFALMIVLVAVIGSLGIAGVPGSATMAASIMLAGIGFGNNFVMLSLILAIDPIIDMARTASNVSGAMTSALCTDKKFKSYR
- a CDS encoding Thymidylate synthase thyX; the encoded protein is MQITLLFHTPLSVCSHATRTCWQSFDKGDCGGEKDKELIDRVGNKFKHASTLEHLNYTFYIQGISRACLQEVARHRHTSPSVKSTRYTLKELRNESEFKIGDFENASRYLVLCGNEEVDNASIQALENLRLILQKSISLDIAKYCLPESYKTELTLTINARSLQNFISLRSSKSALWEIRNLANALFKALPQDHQFIFEHCLHKDIH
- a CDS encoding CTP synthase, whose protein sequence is MNKQTKYIFVTGGVLSSLGKGIAAASIATLLKNSGLKVSILKADPYINVDPGTMSPFEHGEVFVTDDGAETDLDLGHYERFLDESLSQDNNFTTGRVYQSVIEKERRGEYLGKTIQVIPHIVGEIKDRIKKAGEGKDILIVEIGGTVGDIEGLPFLEAIRALRLEVGKNNAMNIHLTLVPFIKAAGELKTKPTQHSVGELRRIGISPDMIICRSEKALDRDLKDKIAISCGVEKNCVIESVDAASIYQIPLNFLKQDILNPIASILDLKNLKPNMENWDILVKRVIAPSNEVKIAFVGKYVDLKESYKSLTEAIIHAGAALDTKVELQWVDSEKLENLESAEAFKNVSGILVAGGFGYRGVEGKIKAIHYARENKIPFLGICLGMQLALVEFARHVLKIEDANSSEFDDKCSNPIVYLIDEFMDASGKKQIRTAKTPLGGTMRLGSYECKVKPNSLLAKVYNNAKNIKERHRHRYEANPKYRKEFEDKGLIVSGESEGLIEAVELNNHPFFLAVQFHPEFTSRLERVNPVICGFIKAAISYEDD